From Triticum aestivum cultivar Chinese Spring chromosome 4A, IWGSC CS RefSeq v2.1, whole genome shotgun sequence, a single genomic window includes:
- the LOC123088384 gene encoding putative F-box protein At3g25750, giving the protein MMEKYRGSALRRLRCSNIREQEETAAHMEAQPREIDGHPPSSATATASSSSSSSRTESVAMRISAKRTCYASASSVFAASGPRGWVELPEDLLQCVVALLGSSRDLLAFGATCRPWRDLFSVCTCSLQPLLLHPSADSKLSPQFNRWTTLQGCTWRLADPAGTSSYPSLLSLSDLRGMFFLRYSYGHLIFCDDDGFYIVNAFSGAKVVPPCLKSDHFTSISYATLIAPDASDDSHLLVGSGAYLFQWRIGSDSWFEHYPKVNFLKIEQVVALKGKTYALGSFGSFCIVQFLPSLLIQKFEVILEEDRTKDLYWTNKKTWLVACGDALLLIKLEASRKTFSEVIQFKAFKLESLDTVSKKARWVKVDRLDNWAIFVSADVRCEALPCMNPERWGGRSNHIYFPSYHPEQPWAAVQLWQKHNDCSTHSQLENTGNRYRRLESTWVIPSTFPRSG; this is encoded by the exons ATGATGGAAAAATATCGAGGCTCTGCGCTCAGAAGGCTGCGCTGCTCCAACATCCGAGAACAGGAAGAAACGGCGGCGCACATGGAGGCGCAGCCGCGGGAGATCGACGGGCATCCTCCTtcctcggcgacggcgaccgcttcttcgtcctcgtcctcgtcgcggAC GGAGAGCGTTGCCATGCGAATCAGCGCTAAGAGAACCTGCTATGCCTCTGCTTCCTCTGTCTTTGCCGCATCCGGGCCACGAGGATGGGTAGAGCTCCCGGAAGATTTGCTCCAATGTGTCGTTGCTCTCCTCGGCTCCTCCCGCGACCTCCTCGCCTTCGGTGCCACCTGTCGTCCTTGGCGTGATCTCTTCTCGGTATGCACGTGCTCTTTGCAGCCTCTCCTCCTACACCCGAGTGCCGACAGCAAACTATCTCCCCAGTTTAACCGCTGGACGACCTTGCAAGGATGCACGTGGAGATTGGCTGATCCTGCTGGCACCTCATCCTATCCCAGTTTGCTTTCCTTGAGTGACCTCAGAGGCATGTTCTTTCTTCGCTACTCATACGGCCACCTCATCTTCTGCGACGATGATGGGTTCTACATTGTTAATGCCTTCAGCGGCGCTAAGGTTGTTCCTCCTTGCCTCAAGTCAGATCACTTCACCAGCATCAGCTATGCCACCTTGATTGCCCCTGATGCATCCGATGACTCACATCTCCTTGTTGGCAGTGGAGCCTATCTGTTCCAGTGGCGCATCGGGAGCGACTCTTGGTTCGAACACTATCCTAAAGTTAATTTTCTTAAGATTGAACAAGTCGTGGCCCTGAAGGGCAAAACATATGCCCTAGGGTCTTTCGGGTCCTTCTGCATTGTACAATTCTTACCCAGTCTCTTAATTCAGAAGTTTGAAGTTATACTTGAGGAAGATAgaaccaaagatctttattggacaAATAAAAAAACATGGCTTGTTGCGTGCGGTGACGCGCTTCTTTTGATCAAACTTGAGGCATCAAGAAAGACATTCTCGGAGGTCATCCAGTTCAAGGCCTTCAAGCTTGAGTCGTTGGACACCGTGAGCAAGAAGGCAAGGTGGGTGAAGGTGGACAGGTTGGATAACTGGGCCATCTTTGTCAGCGCGGACGTGCGATGCGAGGCATTGCCATGCATGAACCCAGAGAGATGGGGAGGCAGAAGCAACCACATATACTTCCCAAGTTATCATCCTGAACAACCTTGGGCTGCAGTCCAACTATGGCAAAAACATAACGACTGTTCAACACATTCGCAGCTCGAGAACACTGGAAACCGGTACCGCAGATTGGAGTCAACCTGGGTGATTCCAAGCACGTTTCCTCGCTCTGGTTAG
- the LOC123088385 gene encoding uncharacterized protein: MTFLRYSYGQLIFYDNNGFHIVNPFSGAKLGPPSLQSIQFTCISYVTLTAPVASADSYLLVGAGAYLFLWRIGSDSWTKQSPKVGHFSIEQNVAFKDKTYALGSFGWFYIIHLSPSLIVEKFKVVFEEDKTKDLYSANEKAWLVVCGDTLLLIKLVEAGRRMRSEAFQFMAFKLESLDTMTKKARWVKVNKLDNWAIFISVDERCEALPCMNPEGWGGRSNHIYFPSYQSEKPWAAVQLRKKCYYHSTQLFNTGRRYLKLESTWVFPTRFLVTSCDDLTAVSAVGGRILLCCSDSTMFPCYRD; encoded by the coding sequence ATGACCTTTCTGCGCTACTCCTACGGTCAGCTCATCTTCTATGACAACAATGGGTTCCATATTGTTAATCCATTCAGTGGCGCTAAGCTTGGCCCTCCTTCCCTACAGTCAATTCAGTTCACTTGCATCAGCTATGTCACCTTAACTGCCCCTGTTGCATCTGCTGACTCATATCTCCTTGTCGGTGCTGGAGCCTATCTGTTCCTGTGGCGCATCGGGAGCGATTCTTGGACAAAACAGAGTCCTAAAGTTGGTCATTTTTCGATTGAACAAAATGTGGCCTTCAAGGACAAGACATATGCCCTAGGGTCTttcgggtggttctacatcattcACTTGTCACCCAGTCTCATTGTTGAGAAGTTTAAAGTTGTGTTCGAGGAAGATAAAACCAAAGATCTCTATTCGGCAAATGAAAAAGCATGGCTAGTGGTGTGTGGTGACACGCTTCTCTTGATCAAACTTGTGGAGGCGGGAAGACGGATGCGCTCGGAGGCCTTCCAGTTCATGGCCTTCAAGCTTGAGTCATTGGACACCATGACCAAGAAGGCAAGGTGGGTGAAAGTGAACAAGTTAGATAACTGGGCCATCTTTATCAGCGTTGACGAGCGGTGCGAGGCGTTGCCGTGCATGAACCCGGAGGGATGGGGAGGAAGGAGCAACCACATATACTTCCCAAGTTATCAGTCTGAAAAACCTTGGGCTGCAGTCCAACTACGGAAAAAATGTTATTACCATTCGACACAGCTCTTCAACACTGGAAGACGTTACCTGAAATTGGAGTCAACCTGGGTCTTCCCCACGCGTTTCCTTGTTACGTCCTGCGATGATCTTACGGCCGTGAGTGCGGTTGGTGGGAGGATTCTACTATGTTGCAGTGATTCTACTATGTTTCCTTGTTACCGTGATTAG
- the LOC123083414 gene encoding uncharacterized protein, with the protein MMIGDGGKRHTISDGHVLPRLASEKLVVASTSRSAINIKEEFEADIMQNINRSSDTPISMHRVMFGPEGWADLPHGLLHSIIVLLGSTRDLLAFIATCPSWYAAFMSIKSTLGELFPPVIFRNCADQTSSAVSNIGNTWELIDPVYPSTPLCRLTPPSILNKMAVIKCSYGHAIFCYKRSLFIMDVLTGTTVAAPPFPLTQLCYRTFISPEASPDSYLFVSSPHCLYAWRVGSPSWLHCDFLNAHLIKEMVSFKGRVIMRMRQKLYTVHLTPQFHVELLRLDCRDYMDPYVLSGNLVACEDTLLLLGRNGKAFSIDFSTEPAKYVIVEEGGLKKWAFFLGEKRTGQPRLLVNPERMGLGGGLVYQLDENARVFSYPVDGNQHEELEPEPCFATINAHLARNPTSFAAWI; encoded by the exons ATGATGATTGGCGATGGAGGAAAGCGGCATACTATCTCCGATGGCCACGTCTTGCCACGACTGGCATCGGAGAAGTTAGTTGTTGCCTCCACTTCGCGCTCCGCTATCAACATCAAAGAAG AATTTGAAGCTGATATCATGCAAAACATCAACCGGAGCTCCGACACCCCCATCTCCATGCACCGTGTCATGTTTGGACCCGAAGGCTGGGCGGACCTACCACATGGATTATTGCACTCCATCATTGTCCTGTTGGGTTCAACTCGTGACCTTCTTGCATTCATCGCCACCTGCCCTAGCTGGTATGCCGCATTCATGTCAATCAAATCTACCTTAGGCGAGCTCTTCCCACCTGTTATTTTCCGGAACTGTGCCGACCAGACAAGCTCAGCTGTCTCTAACATTGGAAACACATGGGAGCTCATTGATCCTGTATATCCAAGTACTCCGTTGTGTCGCTTGACCCCTCCAAGTATTTTGAACAAAATGGCAGTCATCAAATGTTCTTATGGTCATGCGATTTTCTGCTACAAGAGATCCCTCTTCATTATGGACGTGCTCACTGGCACTACGGTTGCAGCTCCACCTTTTCCATTGACTCAACTATGCTACAGAACCTTCATATCTCCAGAGGCGTCACCAGATTCATATCTATTTGTCAGCAGCCCGCACTGCCTGTATGCTTGGCGAGTTGGGAGCCCCTCTTGGTTGCACTGCGATTTTCTAAATGCACATTTGATCAAGGAGATGGTGTCCTTCAAAGGCCGGGTCATTATGAGGATGCGTCAAAAACTATACACCGTGCATTTGACACCTCAGTTTCATGTTGAGCTACTAAGACTTGATTGCAGAGATTATATGGACCCGTACGTGCTTTCTGGAAATTTGGTGGCttgtgaagacacacttctcctacTTGGTCGTAACGGGAAAGCCTTCTCCATTGACTTCTCAACTGAACCTGCAAAGTATGTGATCGTGGAAGAGGGAGGCTTGAAGAAGTGGGCGTTCTTCTTGGGCGAGAAACGTACTGGACAGCCACGACTCTTAGTGAATCCAGAGAGAATGGGTTTAGGGGGTGGCCTTGTCTATCAATTGGATGAAAACGCTCGAGTATTTTCATACCCAGTAGATGGCAACCAACATGAGGAGTTGGAGCCAGAACCTTGTTTTGCGACGATCAATGCTCATCTTGCTCGCAATCCTACATCCTTTGCAGCTTGGATATGA